The Lynx canadensis isolate LIC74 chromosome D1, mLynCan4.pri.v2, whole genome shotgun sequence genome has a segment encoding these proteins:
- the MYBPC3 gene encoding myosin-binding protein C, cardiac-type isoform X2 yields MPEPGKKPVSAFSKKPRSVEVAASSPAVFEAETERSGVKVRWQRGGSDISASDKYGLAAEGTRHTLTVRDVGPADQGPYAVIAGSSKVKFDLKVIEAEKAEPVPGPAPAPAEAPGGSGEALASTTEEEGGSPSPKGSSSAAPDGSGASDDPIGLFVMRPQDGEVTAGGSITFSARVAGASLLKPPTVKWFKGKWVDLSSKVGQHLQLHNSYDRTSKVYLFELHITDAQTTFAGGYRCEVSTKDKFDSCNFSLTVHEAVGPGDLDLRSAFRRTSLAGSGRRISDSHEDAGTLDFSSLLKKRDSFRNLRDPRLEAPAEEDVWEILRQASPSEYERIAFQHGITDLRGMLKRLKGMKRDEKKSTAFQKKLEPAYQVSKGHKIRLTVELADPDAEVKWLKNGQEIQMSGSKYIFESVGAKRTLTISQCSLADDAAYQCVVGGEKCSTELFVKEPPVLITRPLEDQLVMVGQRVEFECEVSEEGAQVKWLKDGVELTREETFKYRFKKDGQRHHLIINEATLEDAGHYALRTSGGQALAELIVQEKKLEVYQSIADLTVGAKDQAVFKCEVSDENVRGVWLKNGKELVPDSRVKVSHIGRVHKLTIDDVTPADEADYSFVPEGFACNLSAKLHFMEVKIDFVPRQEPPKIHLDCPGRKPDTIVVVAGNKLRLDVPISGDPAPTVIWQKTLTQNKVPAGPSLDAPGEDAGDSNEWVFDKKLLCETEGRVRVETTKDRSIFTVEGAEKEDEGVYVVTVKNPVGEDQVNLTVKVIDVPDPPAAPKISNVGEDSCTVQWEPPAYDGGQPVLGYILERKKKKSFRWMRLNFDLLRELSHEARRMIEGVVYEMRVYAVNAIGMSRPSPASQPFMPIGPPSEPTHLAVEDVSDTTVSLKWRPPERVGAGGLDGYSVEYCREGCSEWAAALEGLTERTSLLVKDLPTGARLLFRVRAHNMAGPGAPIATKEPVTVQEILQRPRLQVPRHLRQTIQRKVGEPVNLLIPFQGKPRPQVTWTKEGQPLAGEEVSIRNSPTDTILFIRAARRAHSGTYEVMLRIENMEDKATLVLRVVDKPSPPQDIRVTEAWGFNAVLEWKPPQDDGNTEILGYTVQKADKKTMEWFTVLEHYRRTHCVVSELIVGNGYYFRVFSHNTVGPSDNAATTKEPVFIPRPGITYEPPNYKALDFSEAPSFTRPLVNRSVIAGYNATLCCAVRGSPKPKVSWFKNGLDLGEDARFRMFSKQGVLTLEIRKTCPFDGGVYVCRATNLQGEAQCECRLEVRVPQ; encoded by the exons ATGCCTGAGCCGGGGAAGAAGCCAG TCTCAGCCTTCAGCAAGAAGCCAAGGTCAGTGGAGGTGGCAGCCAGCAGCCCTGCTGTGTTCGAGGCCGAGACAGAGCGGTCAGGAGTAAAGGTGCGCTGGCAGCGGGGAGGCAGTGACATCAGCGCCAGTGACAAGTATGGCCTAGCAGCCGAGGGCACGAGGCACACTCTAACAGTGCGGGACGTGGGCCCCGCCGACCAGGGACCCTACGCAGTCATCGCTGGCTCCTCCAAGGTCAAGTTTGACCTCAAGGTCATAGAAGCAG AGAAGGCAGAGCCTGTGCCgggccctgctcctgcccctgctGAGGCTCCTGGAGGCTCCGGAGAAGCACTGGCCTCGACCACTGAGGAGGAAGGAGGCTCCCCAAGTCCCAAAG GGTCAAGCTCAGCAGCCCCCGATGGCTCTGGTGCCTCTGATGACCCCATCGGCCTCTTTGTGATGCGGCCACAGGATGGCGAGGTGACCGCAG GTGGCAGCATCACCTTCTCAGCCCGTGTGGCCGGCGCCAGCCTCCTGAAACCGCCCACAGTCAAGTGGTTCAAGGGCAAGTGGGTGGACCTGAGCAGCAAAGTGGGCCAACACCTGCAGCTGCACAACAGTTACGACCGGACCAGCAAG GTCTACCTGTTTGAGCTGCACATTACAGATGCCCAGACTACTTTTGCAGGTGGCTACCGCTGTGAGGTTTCCACCAAGGACAAATTTGACAGCTGCAACTTCAGTCTCACTGTCCATG AGGCCGTTGGCCCTGGAGACCTGGACCTCCGATCAGCTTTCCGCCGCAC GAGCCTGGCTGGAAGTGGTCGGCGGATCAG TGACAGCCACGAGGACGCTggaactctggatttcagctcgcTGCTGAAGAAGAG AGA CAGTTTCCGGAACCTAAG GGACCCGAGGCTGGAGGCGCCAGCCGAGGAGGACGTGTGGGAGATCCTGCGGCAGGCATCCCCCTCCGAATATGAGCGCATCGCCTTCCAGCACGGCATCACCGACCTGCGCGGCATGCTCAAGAGGCTCAAGGGCATGAAGCGAGACGAGAAGAAGAGCACAG CCTTTCAGAAGAAGCTGGAGCCCGCCTACCAGGTGAGCAAGGGCCACAAGATCCGGCTGACCGTGGAGCTGGCCGACCCCGACGCCGAGGTCAAGTGGCTGAAGAATGGACAGGAGATCCAGATGAGCGGCAG CAA GTACATCTTCGAGTCCGTGGGTGCCAAGCGCACGCTGACCATCAGCCAGTGCTCGCTGGCCGATGACGCGGCCTACCAGTGCGTGGTGGGCGGGGAGAAGTGCAGCACCGAGCTGTTCGTCAAAG AGCCCCCCGTGCTGATCACTCGGCCCCTGGAAGACCAGCTGGTGATGGTGGGGCAGCGGGTGGAGTTTGAGTGCGAAGTGTCTGAGGAGGGGGCCCAGGTCAAGTG GCTGAAGGATGGGGTGGAGCTGACCAGGGAGGAGACCTTCAAATACCGGTTCAAGAAGGACGGGCAGAGACACCACCTCATCATCAACGAGGCGACGCTGGAGGACGCGGGGCACTACGCGCTGCGCACCAGCGGGGGCCAGGCGCTGGCCGAGCTCATCGTTCAGG AGAAAAAGCTGGAGGTGTACCAGAGCATCGCAGACCTGACCGTGGGTGCAAAGGACCAGGCGGTGTTCAAGTGTGAAGTGTCCGATGAGAACGTGCGGGGCGTGTGGCTGAAGAACGGGAAGGAGCTGGTGCCCGACAGCCGCGTAAAGGTGTCCCACATTGGACG AGTCCACAAACTGACCATTGACGACGTCACGCCTGCCGACGAGGCGGACTACAGCTTTGTGCCTGAGGGCTTCGCCTGCAACCTGTCAGCGAAACTCCATTTCATGG AGGTCAAGATTGACTTCGTGCCCAGGCAAG AACCTCCCAAGATCCACCTGGACTGCCCGGGCCGCAAGCCGGATACCATTGTGGTTGTGGCCGGGAACAAGCTACGCCTGGATGTCCCTATCTCTGGGGACCCTGCTCCCACTGTGATTTGGCAGAAGACCCTCACACAG AACAAGGTCCCAGCAGGGCCATCCCTGGATGCCCCAGGGGAGGATGCAGGTGACAGTAACGAGTGGGTGTTTGACAAGAAG ctgctgTGTGAGACCGAGGGCCGGGTGCGGGTGGAGACCACCAAGGACCGCAGCATCTTCACTGTcgagggggcagagaaggaagacgAGGGTGTCTACGTTGTCACAGTGAAGAACCCCGTGGGCGAGGACCAGGTCAACCTCACAGTCAAGGTCATCG ATGTGCCAGATCCCCCCGCGGCCCCCAAGATCAGCAATGTGGGTGAGGACTCCTGCACCGTGCAGTGGGAGCCGCCTGCCTACGACGGGGGGCAGCCAGTCCTGG GCTACATCCTGGAGCGCAAGAAGAAGAAGAGCTTCCGGTGGATGCGGCTGAACTTTGACCTGCTGCGGGAGCTGAGCCACGAGGCGCGGCGCATGATTGAGGGCGTGGTGTATGAGATGCGAGTCTACGCGGTCAATGCCATCGGCATGtccaggcccagccctgcctcccagcccttcATGCCTATTG GCCCCCCCAGTGAGCCCACCCACCTGGCCGTGGAGGATGTCTCAGACACCACCGTCTCCCTCAAGTGGCGGCCCCCGGAGCGGGTGGGAGCCGGAGGCTTGGATGGCTACAGCGTGGAGTATTGCCGGGAGGGCT GCTCGGAGTGGGCAGCTGCCCTGGAAGGGCTGACAGAACGCACCTCGTTGCTGGTGAAGGACCTGCCCACAGGGGCCCGGCTGCTCTTCCGTGTGCGGGCGCACAATATGGCGGGGCCCGGGGCCCCCATCGCCACCAAGGAGCCTGTGACGGTGCAGGAGATACTGC AGCGGCCACGGCTCCAGGTGCCCCGGCACCTGCGCCAGACCATCCAGAGGAAGGTCGGGGAGCCCGTGAACCTCCTCATTCCTTTCCAG GGCAAGCCCCGGCCTCAGGTGACCTGGACCAAAGAGGGGCAGCCACTGGCAGGCGAGGAGGTGAGCATCCGCAACAGCCCCACGGACACCATCCTGTTCATCCGGGCTGCTCGCCGCGCCCACTCTGGCACCTACGAGGTGATGCTGCGGATCGAGAACATGGAGGACAAGGCCACGCTGGTCCTGCGGGTCGTTG ACAAGCCAAGCCCTCCCCAGGATATTCGGGTCACTGAGGCATGGGGTTTCAATGCGGTTCTGGAGTGGAAGCCACCCCAAGATGATGGTAACACAGAGATCTTGGGTTACACAGTACAGAAAGCTGACAAGAAGACCATG GAGTGGTTCACTGTCTTGGAACATTACCGTCGCACTCACTGTGTCGTCTCGGAGCTCATCGTTGGCAACGGCTACTACTTTCGGGTCTTCAGCCATAACACGGTGGGACCCAGTGACAACGCGGCCACCACCAAGGAGCCTGTCTTTATCCCCAGACCAG GCATCACATATGAGCCACCCAACTACAAGGCCCTGGACTTCTCCGAGGCCCCGAGCTTCACTCGCCCTCTGGTGAACCGCTCAGTCATTGCTGGCTACAATGCTACCCTCTGCTGTGCTGTCCGGGGTAGCCCCAAG CCCAAGGTTTCCTGGTTCAAGAATGGCCTGGACCTGGGAGAAGATGCCCGCTTCCGCATGTTCAGCAAGCAGGGAGTGTTGACCTTGGAGATCAGAAAGACCTGCCCCTTTGATGGGGGCGTCTATGTCTGCAGGGCCACCAACTTACAAGGCGAGGCACAGTGTGAGTGCCGCCTAGAAGTACGAG TGCCTCAGTGA
- the MYBPC3 gene encoding myosin-binding protein C, cardiac-type isoform X1, which translates to MPEPGKKPVSAFSKKPRSVEVAASSPAVFEAETERSGVKVRWQRGGSDISASDKYGLAAEGTRHTLTVRDVGPADQGPYAVIAGSSKVKFDLKVIEAEKAEPVPGPAPAPAEAPGGSGEALASTTEEEGGSPSPKGSSSAAPDGSGASDDPIGLFVMRPQDGEVTAGGSITFSARVAGASLLKPPTVKWFKGKWVDLSSKVGQHLQLHNSYDRTSKVYLFELHITDAQTTFAGGYRCEVSTKDKFDSCNFSLTVHEAVGPGDLDLRSAFRRTSLAGSGRRISDSHEDAGTLDFSSLLKKRDSFRNLRDPRLEAPAEEDVWEILRQASPSEYERIAFQHGITDLRGMLKRLKGMKRDEKKSTAFQKKLEPAYQVSKGHKIRLTVELADPDAEVKWLKNGQEIQMSGSKYIFESVGAKRTLTISQCSLADDAAYQCVVGGEKCSTELFVKEPPVLITRPLEDQLVMVGQRVEFECEVSEEGAQVKWLKDGVELTREETFKYRFKKDGQRHHLIINEATLEDAGHYALRTSGGQALAELIVQEKKLEVYQSIADLTVGAKDQAVFKCEVSDENVRGVWLKNGKELVPDSRVKVSHIGRVHKLTIDDVTPADEADYSFVPEGFACNLSAKLHFMEVKIDFVPRQEPPKIHLDCPGRKPDTIVVVAGNKLRLDVPISGDPAPTVIWQKTLTQKNKVPAGPSLDAPGEDAGDSNEWVFDKKLLCETEGRVRVETTKDRSIFTVEGAEKEDEGVYVVTVKNPVGEDQVNLTVKVIDVPDPPAAPKISNVGEDSCTVQWEPPAYDGGQPVLGYILERKKKKSFRWMRLNFDLLRELSHEARRMIEGVVYEMRVYAVNAIGMSRPSPASQPFMPIGPPSEPTHLAVEDVSDTTVSLKWRPPERVGAGGLDGYSVEYCREGCSEWAAALEGLTERTSLLVKDLPTGARLLFRVRAHNMAGPGAPIATKEPVTVQEILQRPRLQVPRHLRQTIQRKVGEPVNLLIPFQGKPRPQVTWTKEGQPLAGEEVSIRNSPTDTILFIRAARRAHSGTYEVMLRIENMEDKATLVLRVVDKPSPPQDIRVTEAWGFNAVLEWKPPQDDGNTEILGYTVQKADKKTMEWFTVLEHYRRTHCVVSELIVGNGYYFRVFSHNTVGPSDNAATTKEPVFIPRPGITYEPPNYKALDFSEAPSFTRPLVNRSVIAGYNATLCCAVRGSPKPKVSWFKNGLDLGEDARFRMFSKQGVLTLEIRKTCPFDGGVYVCRATNLQGEAQCECRLEVRVPQ; encoded by the exons ATGCCTGAGCCGGGGAAGAAGCCAG TCTCAGCCTTCAGCAAGAAGCCAAGGTCAGTGGAGGTGGCAGCCAGCAGCCCTGCTGTGTTCGAGGCCGAGACAGAGCGGTCAGGAGTAAAGGTGCGCTGGCAGCGGGGAGGCAGTGACATCAGCGCCAGTGACAAGTATGGCCTAGCAGCCGAGGGCACGAGGCACACTCTAACAGTGCGGGACGTGGGCCCCGCCGACCAGGGACCCTACGCAGTCATCGCTGGCTCCTCCAAGGTCAAGTTTGACCTCAAGGTCATAGAAGCAG AGAAGGCAGAGCCTGTGCCgggccctgctcctgcccctgctGAGGCTCCTGGAGGCTCCGGAGAAGCACTGGCCTCGACCACTGAGGAGGAAGGAGGCTCCCCAAGTCCCAAAG GGTCAAGCTCAGCAGCCCCCGATGGCTCTGGTGCCTCTGATGACCCCATCGGCCTCTTTGTGATGCGGCCACAGGATGGCGAGGTGACCGCAG GTGGCAGCATCACCTTCTCAGCCCGTGTGGCCGGCGCCAGCCTCCTGAAACCGCCCACAGTCAAGTGGTTCAAGGGCAAGTGGGTGGACCTGAGCAGCAAAGTGGGCCAACACCTGCAGCTGCACAACAGTTACGACCGGACCAGCAAG GTCTACCTGTTTGAGCTGCACATTACAGATGCCCAGACTACTTTTGCAGGTGGCTACCGCTGTGAGGTTTCCACCAAGGACAAATTTGACAGCTGCAACTTCAGTCTCACTGTCCATG AGGCCGTTGGCCCTGGAGACCTGGACCTCCGATCAGCTTTCCGCCGCAC GAGCCTGGCTGGAAGTGGTCGGCGGATCAG TGACAGCCACGAGGACGCTggaactctggatttcagctcgcTGCTGAAGAAGAG AGA CAGTTTCCGGAACCTAAG GGACCCGAGGCTGGAGGCGCCAGCCGAGGAGGACGTGTGGGAGATCCTGCGGCAGGCATCCCCCTCCGAATATGAGCGCATCGCCTTCCAGCACGGCATCACCGACCTGCGCGGCATGCTCAAGAGGCTCAAGGGCATGAAGCGAGACGAGAAGAAGAGCACAG CCTTTCAGAAGAAGCTGGAGCCCGCCTACCAGGTGAGCAAGGGCCACAAGATCCGGCTGACCGTGGAGCTGGCCGACCCCGACGCCGAGGTCAAGTGGCTGAAGAATGGACAGGAGATCCAGATGAGCGGCAG CAA GTACATCTTCGAGTCCGTGGGTGCCAAGCGCACGCTGACCATCAGCCAGTGCTCGCTGGCCGATGACGCGGCCTACCAGTGCGTGGTGGGCGGGGAGAAGTGCAGCACCGAGCTGTTCGTCAAAG AGCCCCCCGTGCTGATCACTCGGCCCCTGGAAGACCAGCTGGTGATGGTGGGGCAGCGGGTGGAGTTTGAGTGCGAAGTGTCTGAGGAGGGGGCCCAGGTCAAGTG GCTGAAGGATGGGGTGGAGCTGACCAGGGAGGAGACCTTCAAATACCGGTTCAAGAAGGACGGGCAGAGACACCACCTCATCATCAACGAGGCGACGCTGGAGGACGCGGGGCACTACGCGCTGCGCACCAGCGGGGGCCAGGCGCTGGCCGAGCTCATCGTTCAGG AGAAAAAGCTGGAGGTGTACCAGAGCATCGCAGACCTGACCGTGGGTGCAAAGGACCAGGCGGTGTTCAAGTGTGAAGTGTCCGATGAGAACGTGCGGGGCGTGTGGCTGAAGAACGGGAAGGAGCTGGTGCCCGACAGCCGCGTAAAGGTGTCCCACATTGGACG AGTCCACAAACTGACCATTGACGACGTCACGCCTGCCGACGAGGCGGACTACAGCTTTGTGCCTGAGGGCTTCGCCTGCAACCTGTCAGCGAAACTCCATTTCATGG AGGTCAAGATTGACTTCGTGCCCAGGCAAG AACCTCCCAAGATCCACCTGGACTGCCCGGGCCGCAAGCCGGATACCATTGTGGTTGTGGCCGGGAACAAGCTACGCCTGGATGTCCCTATCTCTGGGGACCCTGCTCCCACTGTGATTTGGCAGAAGACCCTCACACAG AAGAACAAGGTCCCAGCAGGGCCATCCCTGGATGCCCCAGGGGAGGATGCAGGTGACAGTAACGAGTGGGTGTTTGACAAGAAG ctgctgTGTGAGACCGAGGGCCGGGTGCGGGTGGAGACCACCAAGGACCGCAGCATCTTCACTGTcgagggggcagagaaggaagacgAGGGTGTCTACGTTGTCACAGTGAAGAACCCCGTGGGCGAGGACCAGGTCAACCTCACAGTCAAGGTCATCG ATGTGCCAGATCCCCCCGCGGCCCCCAAGATCAGCAATGTGGGTGAGGACTCCTGCACCGTGCAGTGGGAGCCGCCTGCCTACGACGGGGGGCAGCCAGTCCTGG GCTACATCCTGGAGCGCAAGAAGAAGAAGAGCTTCCGGTGGATGCGGCTGAACTTTGACCTGCTGCGGGAGCTGAGCCACGAGGCGCGGCGCATGATTGAGGGCGTGGTGTATGAGATGCGAGTCTACGCGGTCAATGCCATCGGCATGtccaggcccagccctgcctcccagcccttcATGCCTATTG GCCCCCCCAGTGAGCCCACCCACCTGGCCGTGGAGGATGTCTCAGACACCACCGTCTCCCTCAAGTGGCGGCCCCCGGAGCGGGTGGGAGCCGGAGGCTTGGATGGCTACAGCGTGGAGTATTGCCGGGAGGGCT GCTCGGAGTGGGCAGCTGCCCTGGAAGGGCTGACAGAACGCACCTCGTTGCTGGTGAAGGACCTGCCCACAGGGGCCCGGCTGCTCTTCCGTGTGCGGGCGCACAATATGGCGGGGCCCGGGGCCCCCATCGCCACCAAGGAGCCTGTGACGGTGCAGGAGATACTGC AGCGGCCACGGCTCCAGGTGCCCCGGCACCTGCGCCAGACCATCCAGAGGAAGGTCGGGGAGCCCGTGAACCTCCTCATTCCTTTCCAG GGCAAGCCCCGGCCTCAGGTGACCTGGACCAAAGAGGGGCAGCCACTGGCAGGCGAGGAGGTGAGCATCCGCAACAGCCCCACGGACACCATCCTGTTCATCCGGGCTGCTCGCCGCGCCCACTCTGGCACCTACGAGGTGATGCTGCGGATCGAGAACATGGAGGACAAGGCCACGCTGGTCCTGCGGGTCGTTG ACAAGCCAAGCCCTCCCCAGGATATTCGGGTCACTGAGGCATGGGGTTTCAATGCGGTTCTGGAGTGGAAGCCACCCCAAGATGATGGTAACACAGAGATCTTGGGTTACACAGTACAGAAAGCTGACAAGAAGACCATG GAGTGGTTCACTGTCTTGGAACATTACCGTCGCACTCACTGTGTCGTCTCGGAGCTCATCGTTGGCAACGGCTACTACTTTCGGGTCTTCAGCCATAACACGGTGGGACCCAGTGACAACGCGGCCACCACCAAGGAGCCTGTCTTTATCCCCAGACCAG GCATCACATATGAGCCACCCAACTACAAGGCCCTGGACTTCTCCGAGGCCCCGAGCTTCACTCGCCCTCTGGTGAACCGCTCAGTCATTGCTGGCTACAATGCTACCCTCTGCTGTGCTGTCCGGGGTAGCCCCAAG CCCAAGGTTTCCTGGTTCAAGAATGGCCTGGACCTGGGAGAAGATGCCCGCTTCCGCATGTTCAGCAAGCAGGGAGTGTTGACCTTGGAGATCAGAAAGACCTGCCCCTTTGATGGGGGCGTCTATGTCTGCAGGGCCACCAACTTACAAGGCGAGGCACAGTGTGAGTGCCGCCTAGAAGTACGAG TGCCTCAGTGA